From Pararhodobacter zhoushanensis, the proteins below share one genomic window:
- the phnH gene encoding phosphonate C-P lyase system protein PhnH, translating to MTALSMNAKAMTGGFTDAPVQAAHGFRAVLRALSQPGEIVTLSGATPPAPLSPAAGAVALVLLDGTTPVHLAGAHDCPALRDWITFQTGAPLVAAEDALFAIGSWQALSPVTRFAIGTPEYPDRAATLIVECDQLTADGITLRGPGIDGSARLSLPETDAFRANRALFPLGFDTLFCCGDQLAGLPRSTIVEGR from the coding sequence ATGACAGCGCTGTCCATGAATGCAAAGGCCATGACCGGCGGCTTCACCGATGCGCCGGTGCAAGCCGCGCATGGGTTCCGTGCCGTGTTGCGCGCCCTGTCGCAGCCGGGTGAAATCGTCACGCTCTCGGGCGCGACCCCGCCTGCGCCGCTGTCGCCCGCTGCCGGTGCTGTCGCACTGGTGCTGCTGGACGGGACAACGCCCGTGCATCTGGCAGGCGCGCATGATTGCCCGGCCCTGCGCGACTGGATCACCTTTCAGACCGGCGCACCGCTTGTGGCCGCCGAAGACGCGCTGTTCGCCATCGGCAGCTGGCAGGCCCTGTCGCCGGTCACCCGTTTTGCCATCGGCACGCCGGAATACCCTGACCGGGCGGCCACGCTGATCGTCGAGTGCGATCAGCTGACCGCTGACGGCATCACCCTGCGCGGCCCCGGTATCGACGGCAGCGCCCGGCTGTCGCTGCCCGAAACCGATGCCTTCCGCGCCAACCGGGCGCTGTTCCCGCTGGGTTTTGATACGCTCTTTTGCTGCGGCGACCAGCTTGCCGGTCTGCCGCGCAGCACCATTGTGGAGGGCCGCTGA
- the phnG gene encoding phosphonate C-P lyase system protein PhnG: MSTHTLSDRKAAMGLLARARPDRLAAVFPDMPDSTLLRGPETGAVMVRGRQGGTGAPFNLGEVTITRCSVQLPCGTVGHAHVQGRDKAHARRAAVLDALLQTQDAEALTRAVLSPLAAEETARRETRARKAAATKVEFFTMVRGDD, from the coding sequence ATGTCCACACACACACTCTCCGACAGAAAAGCCGCCATGGGCCTGCTGGCCCGCGCCCGGCCTGACCGCCTGGCCGCCGTCTTTCCCGACATGCCCGACAGCACCCTGCTGCGCGGTCCCGAAACAGGCGCGGTGATGGTGCGCGGGCGACAAGGCGGCACCGGCGCGCCGTTCAATCTGGGCGAGGTGACGATCACCCGCTGCTCGGTCCAACTGCCCTGCGGCACCGTGGGCCACGCCCATGTGCAGGGCCGCGACAAGGCGCATGCCCGCCGCGCCGCGGTGCTCGACGCGCTGCTGCAAACGCAGGACGCCGAGGCCCTGACCCGCGCCGTCCTGTCGCCTCTCGCCGCCGAGGAAACTGCCCGGCGCGAAACCCGTGCCCGCAAGGCCGCCGCGACGAAGGTCGAGTTTTTCACCATGGTGCGAGGAGACGACTGA